One Hevea brasiliensis isolate MT/VB/25A 57/8 chromosome 6, ASM3005281v1, whole genome shotgun sequence genomic window, TTGCTTCATACATAACTTTAAAAGTACTGTAAATATTTGTTTCTCTCTAGATTTAACTATCTTTTGCTtatcctcttttcttcttctactcTGCATAAAAACGTTCTTCTCTTTTACATGTTCTTGGAAGAAAATCTTGGTATTGCCATCTAGGTTTTCTGTTAGACTTTGTTTATCCTGGAAGAAATCTGCCATTAACCCAGCAACGGCGTATAATTTCCTTAAGGACAATGTTATCACATTCAAATTCTGTGTTGTATTTTGTAACATGTGTTTGTTGGTAACTATGGATGTAGGTCTACTGTAGAGTGGACCCGAGAATTATTGTGGATCTAAGTTTGTCTTTCTTTACTTTAGTTCTTTTCACCCCTTTCAAGAGTTCAAAAGCGGAGAAGTAAAAAAGAGAAGAATAGAATCAATTCACACAATCAAGAGTTACAAAGTCAGGTACCAGTAGTTATTTTGATGCTTACATAGTTACTAGGAGTGTTCATCAAACCTGATCAACCCATCAAGCTGATTAAATCGATTCTTAGCAACCCAAGTATCGGTcttgttatttaaatttttacCTGTGATTTTTTATCTTAGTATCCATCACGTTGGTTTTCCTGAAGATGGTGAAAGCTTCCAAACATGTCATTTTAAGAGGCTTTCCAGTGGCAGTAGAAGTGTAATGAAAGGCTTGGCTCATACCAAGACCAACAATGTCGTCGTCATCATCATCAAAGAATAGCAATTGAAAGAAAGTGGTAGTGTCAGTGCCTCTGCAAACCGAAACCGATATTGAACTGATAAAAACCGAGTCTCTCGCTGTAATCCCTTCCAAAGTTCAGTGTTGGCTTGAAAGTGAAAACCAATAGCATCGGTTCGGTTGAGCATTTACCCTCTAACCCCGTTGACCCAAACCGTGTATAGCCCTCATAGTTATAGTAGAGCTATAAATTTCTACTCCAATTTCATCcataaaattagaaaaattgcagttaaaaaaaaaaaagaaagaaagaaatcacaAGATAAGATACATGTTAGAGATATAAGATACCATAGGCCTGGACACTGGTCTGAGCCAATTCCAGAACGGAACCAGCAGCTTAAGCCTGACCAACGGGTGAACCCAATCCAAACCTGTTTTGTGGTTTCTATCAATTTCAGTTTCCAGTTGGTTTCAGTCCGGCTCAATTTCAATTTGTTTTTGatggtttcaattttgatttgaaaAAGATTTGGTCTCTATGACATCGCCACCTTTTAAAAAAACAATGGTTTGAATTGCAATTGAACCAGTGGCTCAAACCACCAGTTCCGGTCTGGTTTCTAGGTAGAGGGACCGAAACAGGCTCCCTTTAGCCGGTCCAATTCCGATTCACGCTCTTGAACAGTTGAGTGTTGACCCAGGCTATCAACCCTTTGCCCGGTCTTTTCAAACAGGCTAAAGTAACCAAATTCAGGAGAAATTGGCTCAAGTTGCGGGCCATAATGACATCTAAATGCCCAAAGTTGCCTGAAAACTCTTTATTGAACAAGCCTCAAAATGTACAAATGCATTAATTGAAGGTATGCACAACTCGTCAACTGGCAGTAACATACAAAATAACAAATGACAAACAAAAGCAAAACATTATGGGTCAAGGATTTTTATTATACATCGGGAGTTCCAGGAACAATAGGCGATCTGTGGCTTCTACTGATGGGTAGGTGAACGTAAACCTCATGAACTTCTTGTTTACAAACCTCGTCTCTATCTCTATCTATAGCGTAGCATATGTAAACAGTGTCGATCACGTTGTCTAGCACATGGATAAAGAAGCCCAGCACCACTATCAAAAGCACCCATGCAAGAACAGCTACAAAGTATGAGTCAACCCCAAGATTGCTCACGCCCTTCAAGATGGCACAAACCTgttaaaacaaaaaaaagaatCAGGAAAATAAGAAAATCTTAAGAAGATATAAGCTCTTTATTTCGTCACCAAATGAAAGATAGCAGCAACATGCAAGTTGAAAGAAACCATGGCTAAGAAGAAGTAAAACAAATGCGTGGGTTCTTGCAAGTTACAATTGTCTACTCATATGGTAAGGATTAAGAATTTAATCATAAAATAGCTATATTAGGCACAATTATTAATAAAGAATAACAGTAACCATACTCTCTCCATATATTCATTGGCGTAAAGGCTAAGGCATGAGGAATCTGTTTCCATTTATTATAGTTATTCTCTCTCATATTCTCTCTTATGGCTATTTAGTTGGCACCCAGGATCCGAGATGCAAAACCAATCCTCCTAATCAACTAGTTAAATATCAAattttatcaacttccattttgaaCCAGTAACTCACAtggataataaaatttaaaagaaatactaaCCACAATTGCATATATTGCTGAGAGGACAAAGGCAATTCCAGCCAACAAACGAGATGAGACAGTCTCCACGAAAACGGCAGAGAGAAGATTGCGTTTTAAGAGCTCATATGTCATTCTTGCAGAGGTACAGTAGGCTTCACCAGTTATTGCCGCAAAGTTGATTGTGAACTTGTTAAGAAAATCTACTGCTGACAGTAATGCATTAACACAACACCGCAACATAAGGTTCACCATCCCAGGAATATCCTCTTGTCTTGCACTATCAACAGCAGCCCGCACCATACGAACAACACAAATAAGTAGTCCAGATAGGCATACAGTTCCAGAGGAGGGGCCAAATGCATTTCTGCAAGTGTTTAGAACACATGAAAAACATGAACTTGACATGATTGTGCTTGTACGTCTCTAAGCATACCCAGAAATACAGGTATCAAGGATGACATATTATTGAAAGCGATAAGAGGACAAGAAGTGGTAATAAGGAATCAAAGTTAGACCACTCTAAAAATTACAAGGACATGGAACAGTATGCAATAAGTCTGTACTTAGACCACTACTTCAAGAGGACGAAaatcataagaaaaggtccaaatATAAACACTAGTTCAGTAGAAAGAAAAAGCTTATTGTTAGCTTGGGGCCTAGTTTAAGTggttatgtatatatatgtaacaTCCATGAAGCAGTGGCAGTTGTTGATCTTACTTTAACCACAACTGCCTTGCAAAATACTTGTCCTGCCAACATCACCTAGCTTACTGGACAAGAAGGGGTCAAAGCATGTTTAAGGCATCAATGAATGCTTATTCCAGGATAGAATACCTGAAGAATGTTAGATGGGTCAGGACATATTGCCATAGCCTATGAAGGCAGCACAAGAGACCTTGCTTCAATGTAACTGGAATTACTCTCAAGCTTAGTTTTCCAGACAATACTTTAGTTTCATAAGTACATCTGTCTCCAACTCCTTAAATTGATATAATGGAGAAGGAATATGTGTGCCCAAGTCTACCAAAATCTAAATGTCCTTTATATTATCAAGTCATATAGTAGGACTAGACAATAATTCATTCATTCAAACCTATAGATAATATCTCATCACCATCAAGCATGGTAAATAAATTTTAGAAGATATATGTTAGACAATAGCGCAATTTAAAACTTGAAACTGCTCAAAATATTTAGTAAATAATCAAAACCACCCAAGCTGTACTCTCAAAACATTCAATCTCAAAACAGAAACTTAATGGAAAATAAGTTAATCATCATCTAACACAATAAGAAAAATGCAAAGAAGGACCATCCTACATCAGCAACATATGGCACAGCAAAATCAAAACAAAATTGTTTGGAAATCTACAAACTGAAAAAACTGAGGATGTTGAAGAGAGGAAAAGTTATCAGGTCTTGTGCCAAAGAAGATTTAAAGTGCAACAGATTCACTAAATAGGTCAAAGGGTAATGGAGTTAAAGCCTAGAACCAAGCATGAAATCCACTGATGCAATTACAAACAAAAGCATTGTTGACAAGTAAGCAGAGAATGAAAATTTGTTATACAtccataaaaaatgaaaaaaaataaaaaaatgaaaaaagagcAAAGGAAAGAGTGGAGATAACAAGATCGCAATTAGAGAGAGAGAAATTACATTGTGAAATGTTATCTAATTGGAGGTACTGCTATCTTCACTCCAGCCACTAATGCAAAAACTTAACTTCTGTTTGGTAGAGGAAGAATAGTGGAGGGGGAGGGAAAATGGGACTTTAGGGCTCACATGTTAAGAAGCAAATTTGTGGGACCCTATACCCATTGTCATCCCTCTCCCAAACATAGCCTAAAGTTCTTCCATTGGATGTTCCTTGAAATAAATGAAAACTAGGAATAACAACGAGGCGCGTCAGGGGCAACAGGCTGGGTTAGGAGGAATCGCTCCTCCTGTCCCCACCTCATAGGAGTTCCGGTTGGGGCCATTCCCGTTGGGAGTACGGGTGCGGTGGGCAAGGCAGGGCGAGTTTTCCCATgggaaatttttttatttttttattttaatttattagtatataatataaatttatttattaaaaaataaaatataattagaaatacAAGTTTTAcacattattttaataatacatttatatattttgttaaaattataatatttaaatatataaatatataaaaataaattattttttaataaaaaataataatatattactgtGTAGGGCTGGTTACAAGATTTCGGGGCGGGAGAAGGTCATCCTGTCTCCGCTCCGCACTAATCGGGGTTGAGGTGGGGTCGGGGAAAATTGATCGGGTTCAGAGAGGTGCAGATCAAGTTCGGGAACTTCTGCCATCTCTAATGAAAACCACCACCAATCAGCACTTAGCTCATTACAAACTCATTAGACCTTCAATGCTAAGTAGCATTGGCTAAAGGTAAACAACCTAAGCTCACAAATAATtttgaaaatcaaaatttataaggATATGGTGCAATCCACAAGTGCTTAAAAAGTACACACAATGTGCATGTAGGACCATATCCCTGCTATCAGTGCACAATGTGCATAAACATAATTGACAGCATTTGGAGGAAATTGAGCTGATATACGTAATCCATGTGACAATTACTAAAAGCAATTGACAAACACTATGATAGTCAGCAAACAATCGTTTGGCATTAATCAGCCGCCATTATATACCATACAGTCCATACACTAAAGCCAACTGCCAAAAGTTCTGAAAACAAGTATACACCCAACGTTCTCTATTCTCCAAGTATACTCCTAAAATTCTAAAAGATCCTTTCGAAAAAGCATCATGTAATTTCGTGCTTCATCACATACAGGAAAAAGTTTTTTTTTCATCAAATAGATACTTGTGGTTTCGCTCTGTTACCCAGTCTCTCTCCTGTTTATGGCATGCTGACTTGAAACCCACTTGATTTAATTACGGATGACTAATGGCATAAGACGGAACAAGGGACAAAGTATCAGCTCAAACCACAGGTTACCCATTTGATGAAAAATAAACTTCAATAAAGCCCAAACTACATCATACTTACTTGAAACTATCCCAATTCTAAAACAGAATCAAATAAACTAGTAGAAGAAAATGTCTGGTGCAACCATATAAACCTGAAAACATTATGTAAGTATGCATATGTTAAACAATACAAAGATGCAAAGCTGGAAATCACCTCAAAGAGCTTCTAATACTCCTATTATGAGCTTATTATTCGTTTGTGTAGTACAACTGAGCAATATTCCCACTGATCAGATAATCATGAGCTTCGATCATTACAGTGAAAGACCACAGCATTGTAAGAATTGCCAATGCATAGTACGCAGGCACCCAACTATCCTGCTTCCAAACACAAGCATCGTCACCCAGCACTGGATTCCTTTGGCANNNNNNNNNNNNNNNNNNNNNNNNNNNNNNNNNNNNNNNNNNNNNNNNNNNNNNNNNNNNNNNNNNNNNNNNNNNNNNNNNNNNNNNNNNNNNNNNNNNNNNNNNNNNNNNNNNNNNNNNNNNNNNNNNNNNNNNNNNNNNNNNNNNNNNNNNNNNNNNNNNNNNNNNNNNNNNNNNNNNNNNNNNNNNNNNNNNNNNNNNNNNNNNNNNNNNNNNNNNNNNNNNNNNNNNNNNNNNNNNNNNNNNNNNNNNNNNNNNNNNNNNNNNNNNNNNNNNNNNNNNNNNNNNNNNNNNNNNNNNNNNNNNNNNNNNNNNNNNNNNNNNNNNNNNNNNNNNNNNNNNNNNNNNNNNNNNNNNNNNNNNNNNNNNNNNNNNNNNNNNNNNNNNNNNNNNNNNNNNNNNNNNNNNNNNNNNNNNNNNNNNNNNNNNNNNNNNNNNNNNNNNNNNNNNNNNNNNNNNNNNNNNNNNNNNNNNNNNNNNNNNNNNNNNNNNNNNNNNNNNNNNNNNNNNNNNNNNNNNNNNNNNNNNNNNNNNNNNNNNNNNNNNNNNNNNNNNNNNNNNNNNNNNNNNNNNNNNNNNNNNNNNNNNNNNNNNNNNNNNNNNNNNNNNNNNNNNNNNNNNNNNNNNNNNNNNNNNNNNNNNNNNNNNNNNNNNNNNNNNNNNNNNNNNNNNNNNNNNNNNNNNNNNNNNNNNNNNNNNNNNNNNNNNNNNNNNNNNNNNNNNNNNNNNNNNNNNNNNNNNNNNNNNNNNNNNNNNNNNNNNNNNNNNNNNNNNNNNNNNNNNNNNNNNNNNNNNNNNNNNNNNNNNNNNNNNNNNNNNNNNNNNNNNNNNNNNNNNNNNNNNNNNNNNNNNNNNNNNNNNNNNNNNNNNNNNNNNNNNNNNNNNNNNNNNNNNNNNNNNNNNNNNNNNNNNNNNNNNNNNNNNNNNNNNNNNNNNNNNNNNNNNNNNNNNNNNNNNNNNNNNNNNNNNNNNNNNNNNNNNNNNNNNNNNNNNNNNNNNNNNNNNNNNNNNNNNNNNNNNNNNNNNNNNNNNNNNNNNNNNNNNNNNNNNNNNNNNNNNNNNNNNNNNNNNNNNNNNNNNNNNNNNNNNNNNNNNNNNNNNNNNNNNNNNNNNNNNNNNNNNNNNNNNNNNNNNNNNNNNNNNNNNNNNNNNNNNNNNNNNNNNNNNNNNNNNNNNNNNNNNNNNNNNNNNNNNNNNNNNNNNNNNNNNNNNNNNNNNNNNNNNNNNNNNNNNNNNNNNNNNNNNNNNNNNNNNNNNNNNNNNNNNNNNNNNNNNNNNNNNNNNNNNNNNNNNNNNNNNNNNNNNNNNNNNNNNNNNNNNNNNNNNNNNNNNNNNNNNNNNNNNNNNNNNNNNNNNNNNNNNNNNNNNNNNNNNNNNNNNNNNNNNNNNNNNNNNNNNNNNNNNNNNNNNNNNNNNNNNNNNNNNNNNNNNNNNNNNNNNNNNNNNNNNNNNNNNNNNNNNNNNNNNNNNNNNNNNNNNNNNNNNNNNNNNNNNNNNNNNNNNNNNNNNNNNNNNNNNNNNNNNNNNNNNNNNNNNNNNNNNNNNNNNNNNNNNNNNNNNNNNNNNNNNNNNNNNNNNNNNNNNNNNNNNNNNNNNNNNNNNNNNNNNNNNNNNNNNNNNNNNNNNNNNNNNNNNNNNNNNNNNNNNNNNNNNNNNNNNNNNNNNNNNNNNNNNNNNNNNNNNNNNNNNNNNNNNNNNNNNNNNNNNNNNNNNNNNNNNNNNNNNNNNNNNNNNNNNNNNNNNNNNNNNNNNNNNNNNNNNNNNNNNNNNNNNNNNNNNNNNNNNNNNNNNNNNNNNNNNNNNNNNNNNNNNNNNNNNNNNNNNNNNNNNNNNNNNNNNNNNNNNNNNNNNNNNNNNNNNNNNNNNNNNNNNNNNNNNNNNNNNNNNNNNNNNNNNNNNNNNNNNNNNNNNNNNNNNNNNNNNNNNNNNNNNNNNNNNNNNNNNNNNNNNNNNNNNNNNNNNNNNNNNNNNNNNNNNNNNNNNNNNNNNNNNNNNNNNNNNNNNNNNNNNNNNNNNNNNNNNNNNNNNNNNNNNNNNNNNNNNNNNNNNNNNNNNNNNNNNNNNNNNNNNNNNNNNNNNNNNNNNNNNNNNNNNNNNNNNNNNNNNNNNNNNNNNNNNNNNNNNNNNNNNNNNNNNNNNNNNNNNNNNNNNNNNNNNNNNNNNNNNNNNNNNNNNNNNNNNNNNNNNNNNNNNNNNNNNNNNNNNNNNNNNNNNNNNNNNNNNNNNNNNNNNNNNNNNNNNNNNNNNNNNNNNNNNNNNNNNNNNNNNNNNNNNNNNNNNNNNNNNNNNNNNNNNNNNNNNNNNNNNNNNNNNNNNNNNNNNNNNNNNNNNNNNNNNNNNNNNNNNNNNNNNNNNNNNNNNNNNNNNNNNNNNNNNNNNNNNNNNNNNNNNNNNNNNNNNNNNNNNNNNNNNNNNNNNNNNNNNNNNNNNNNNNNNNNNNNNNNNNNNNNNNNNNNNNNNNNNNNNNNNNNNNNNNNNNNNNNNNNNNNNNNNNNNNNNNNNNNNNNNNNNNNNNNNNNNNNNNNNNNNNNNNNNNNNNNNNNNNNNNNNNNNNNNNNNNNNNNNNNNNNNNNNNNNNNNNNNNNNNNNNNNNNNNNNNNNNNNNNNNNNNNNNNNNNNNNNNNNNNNNNNNNNNNNNNNNNNNNNNNNNNNNNNNNNNNNNNNNNNNNNNNNNNNNNNNNNNNNNNNNNNNNNNNNNNNNNNNNNNNNNNNNNNNNNNNNNNNNNNNNNNNNNNNNNNNNNNNNNNNNNNNNNNNNNNNNNNNNNNNNNNNNNNNNNNNNNNNNNNNNNNNNNNNNNNNNNNNNNNNNNNNNNNNNNNNNNNNNNNNNNNNNNNNNNNNNNNNNNNNNNNNNNNNNNNNNNNNNNNNNNNNNNNNNNNNNNNNNNNNNNNNNNNNNNNNNNNNNNNNNNNNNNNNNNNNNNNNNNNNNNNNNNNNNNNNNNNNNNNNNNNNNNNNNNNNNNNNNNNNNNNNNNNNNNNNNNNNNNNNNNNNNNNNNNNNNNNNNNNNNNNNNNNNNNNNNNNNNNNNNNNNNNNNNNNNNNNNNNNNNNNNNNNNNNNNNNNNNNNNNNNNNNNNNNNNNNNNNNNNNNNNNNNNNNNNNNNNNNNNNNNNNNNNNNNNNNNNNNNNNNNNNNNNNNNNNNNNNNNNNNNNNNNNNNNNNNNNNNNNNNNNNNNNNNNNNNNNNNNNNNNNNNNNNNNNNNNNNNNNNNNNNNN contains:
- the LOC110639235 gene encoding uncharacterized protein LOC110639235; its protein translation is MVRAAVDSARQEDIPGMVNLMLRCCVNALLSAVDFLNKFTINFAAITGEAYCTSARMTYELLKRNLLSAVFVETVSSRLLAGIAFVLSAIYAIVVCAILKGVSNLGVDSYFVAVLAWVLLIVVLGFFIHVLDNVIDTVYICYAIDRDRDEVCKQEVHEVYVHLPISRSHRSPIVPGTPDV